In the Caldibacillus debilis DSM 16016 genome, one interval contains:
- a CDS encoding YkvI family membrane protein: protein MDWRRSLSIALVYVGTVVGAGFASGREIVEFFSKYGFSGMIGIFFSGCLFMYFGRKIMILSIRIRAKNFDEFNRFLFGPALAPLVTFIQFLMLIGVTSVMLSGTAAVFEEQLRLPGAAGLLLTVLLAGAVITMGKRGVVFVNGMVVPLLVLFSFSLLWKSAEFGDFPGKVFSFDGFRISALNSAVAYAAFNIALAQGVLVPAAAEIGDVRTVKLGGLLGGAILTAVMLASHFVLVQLPDPASFQIPMGAVIGRLAGSFYFLYILVIYGEIFTTIIGNVYGLERFLQTHFPGGKRRLGLFIFFSCLLLSLIPYGTLLGFLYPLFGYVSLIYFLFLLLRGKRQGE, encoded by the coding sequence ATGGATTGGAGACGTTCGCTGTCCATTGCCTTGGTTTACGTCGGAACGGTTGTGGGTGCGGGATTTGCCTCCGGGAGGGAGATCGTCGAGTTTTTTTCCAAATACGGATTCAGCGGAATGATCGGGATTTTCTTTTCCGGATGTTTGTTCATGTATTTCGGGAGAAAGATCATGATCCTTTCCATCCGCATTCGCGCGAAAAATTTCGATGAGTTCAACCGATTTCTGTTCGGACCCGCATTGGCTCCCCTGGTCACCTTCATCCAATTCCTCATGCTCATCGGCGTTACTTCCGTCATGCTTTCCGGAACGGCCGCCGTTTTCGAAGAGCAGCTCCGGCTACCCGGGGCCGCCGGACTTTTGCTGACCGTGCTGTTGGCGGGGGCGGTGATCACGATGGGGAAAAGGGGGGTGGTCTTCGTGAACGGGATGGTCGTTCCGCTGCTCGTCCTTTTTTCCTTCTCCTTGTTATGGAAGAGCGCGGAGTTCGGGGATTTCCCCGGCAAGGTCTTTTCCTTCGACGGTTTCCGTATTTCCGCCCTGAATTCCGCAGTCGCCTACGCGGCCTTCAACATCGCTTTGGCACAGGGGGTTTTGGTTCCCGCCGCCGCGGAAATCGGCGATGTCCGCACCGTCAAACTGGGCGGGTTGTTGGGCGGGGCGATCTTGACCGCCGTGATGCTGGCCAGCCATTTCGTGCTCGTCCAGCTCCCGGATCCCGCTTCCTTCCAGATCCCGATGGGGGCCGTAATCGGGCGCTTGGCCGGCTCCTTCTATTTTCTTTATATTCTTGTGATTTACGGGGAGATATTTACGACGATTATCGGAAATGTTTACGGATTGGAGCGGTTTTTGCAGACCCACTTCCCGGGGGGCAAACGGCGGCTGGGCCTTTTTATTTTTTTCTCCTGTTTGCTGCTCAGCCTCATCCCTTACGGGACGCTGCTCGGATTTTTGTATCCGCTGTTCGGCTATGTGAGCCTGATCTACTTTCTCTTCCTTCTGCTGCGGGGGAAAAGACAGGGGGAATAA
- a CDS encoding ATP-dependent Clp protease ATP-binding subunit, protein MQCQICHKRPANVQFHLMINGHHKHLQLCSECYQREKDKVASNFGGMSMNFNPFQGFSFDEFFNGFGSASGPFSFMSADGVATEQRNTDRGGGFLDKFGRNLTNMARTGLIDPVIGRDKEIRKVIEILNRRNKNNPVLIGEPGVGKTAIVEGLALKIAEGDVPEKLKNKEVYLLDVASLVANTGIRGQFEDRMKRIIAELQKRKNIILFIDEIHLLVGAGSAEGSQMDAGNILKPALARGELQLVGATTLKEYRKIEKDGALERRFQPVIVHEPTVDEAIQILKGLKENYEKFHHVRYTDKAIEACVKLSHRYIQDRFLPDKAIDLMDEAGSKANLTINYADEQTLQERLAKISKEKEKAAEEENYELAAKLRYEEIQLEKQLKNAASQEKPVIDEADIQQIIAEKTGIPVGKLQSDEKIMIKHLEEELAAKVIGQEEAVKKVAKAIRRSRAGLKAKHRPIGSFLFVGPTGVGKTELAKRLAESLFGSKDAMIRLDMSEYMEKHSVSKLIGSPPGYVGFEEAGQLTEKVRRNPYCIILLDEIEKAHPDVQHIFLQILEDGRLTDSQGRTVSFKDTVIIATSNAGSLEKKIAVGFGNTAQRLSALEILNNYFKPEFLNRWDAIIEFKPLEKEHLLTIVDIMLQEVKNNLLEQDIQLEVTPRAKERLAEIGYHPDFGARPLRRAIQEHVEDPIADRLLDEKGPVGSITIDVDGNNNITVAANAKTA, encoded by the coding sequence ATGCAATGCCAAATTTGCCATAAACGTCCGGCCAACGTCCAGTTCCACCTCATGATCAACGGCCATCATAAACATCTGCAGTTATGTTCCGAATGCTACCAAAGGGAAAAAGATAAAGTCGCTTCCAATTTCGGGGGGATGTCGATGAATTTCAATCCGTTCCAAGGATTTTCCTTTGACGAATTCTTCAACGGCTTCGGCAGCGCATCCGGCCCCTTCTCCTTCATGAGCGCCGACGGAGTCGCCACCGAACAAAGGAATACGGACCGGGGCGGCGGCTTTTTGGACAAATTCGGCCGCAACTTGACGAACATGGCCCGAACCGGCTTGATCGATCCGGTTATCGGACGGGATAAGGAGATCCGGAAAGTCATTGAAATTTTAAACCGCCGGAACAAAAACAACCCGGTGTTGATCGGGGAGCCCGGCGTCGGCAAAACGGCCATCGTCGAAGGATTGGCCTTAAAAATCGCGGAAGGCGACGTTCCGGAGAAATTGAAAAACAAGGAAGTCTATTTGCTGGATGTCGCTTCCCTTGTCGCCAACACCGGCATCCGCGGCCAATTTGAAGACCGGATGAAAAGGATTATTGCCGAATTGCAAAAACGGAAAAACATCATCCTTTTCATCGATGAAATCCATCTGCTCGTCGGGGCGGGTTCGGCGGAAGGCTCGCAAATGGACGCGGGCAATATCCTGAAACCGGCCTTGGCCCGCGGGGAATTGCAGCTGGTCGGCGCCACCACGTTAAAAGAATACCGGAAAATCGAAAAGGACGGCGCCCTGGAACGCCGTTTCCAACCGGTCATCGTCCATGAACCGACCGTCGACGAAGCGATCCAAATCTTGAAAGGCCTGAAGGAAAACTATGAAAAATTCCATCATGTCCGCTACACCGACAAAGCGATCGAAGCCTGCGTCAAACTGAGCCACCGGTACATCCAGGACCGCTTCCTTCCCGACAAGGCGATCGATTTGATGGATGAAGCCGGTTCAAAGGCGAACTTGACCATCAATTATGCCGACGAACAAACGCTCCAAGAACGGCTGGCGAAGATCTCGAAGGAAAAGGAAAAGGCCGCTGAAGAAGAAAATTACGAATTGGCGGCAAAACTCCGTTATGAAGAAATTCAGCTGGAAAAACAGCTGAAGAATGCGGCCAGCCAAGAAAAACCCGTCATCGATGAAGCCGACATCCAACAAATCATCGCAGAAAAGACGGGAATCCCTGTCGGCAAATTGCAAAGCGATGAAAAAATAATGATCAAACATCTGGAAGAAGAACTGGCGGCCAAGGTCATCGGCCAGGAGGAAGCCGTCAAAAAAGTGGCCAAGGCCATTCGCCGCAGCCGCGCCGGATTGAAGGCCAAACACCGCCCGATCGGTTCCTTCCTGTTCGTCGGACCTACGGGCGTGGGTAAAACCGAATTGGCCAAGCGGCTGGCGGAAAGCCTGTTCGGCTCCAAAGACGCGATGATCCGCCTCGACATGAGCGAATATATGGAAAAACACAGCGTCTCCAAATTGATCGGCTCGCCTCCGGGTTATGTCGGTTTCGAAGAAGCGGGGCAATTGACGGAAAAGGTGCGCAGGAATCCCTATTGCATCATTCTGCTTGACGAGATCGAAAAGGCCCACCCGGATGTGCAGCACATCTTCCTGCAAATCCTGGAAGACGGGCGTCTCACCGACAGCCAAGGCCGCACCGTCAGCTTCAAAGACACGGTCATCATCGCCACGAGCAACGCCGGATCCTTGGAAAAGAAAATTGCAGTCGGGTTCGGCAATACCGCCCAGCGTTTAAGCGCCCTTGAAATATTGAACAACTACTTTAAACCCGAATTCTTGAACCGCTGGGACGCGATCATCGAGTTCAAACCGCTGGAAAAAGAACATCTGTTGACAATCGTGGACATCATGCTGCAGGAAGTGAAGAACAATCTCCTCGAACAGGATATTCAACTGGAGGTCACGCCCAGAGCCAAAGAACGACTGGCGGAAATCGGCTACCACCCCGATTTCGGTGCGCGCCCGCTCCGCCGTGCCATCCAGGAACATGTGGAAGACCCGATTGCCGACAGGCTGCTCGACGAAAAAGGCCCCGTCGGCTCGATCACGATCGATGTCGACGGGAACAACAACATTACCGTTGCCGCAAATGCAAAAACCGCTTAA
- a CDS encoding aspartyl-phosphate phosphatase Spo0E family protein: MEPYSKNKSELETEIKLMRERMIDCAKHYGLTDEKTIRCSQELDRLMLVYQRLFHEQKVNDDVFPWYEREREEKMAYTI, translated from the coding sequence GTGGAGCCGTACTCGAAGAACAAGTCAGAATTGGAAACGGAAATTAAATTGATGCGGGAGCGGATGATCGATTGCGCGAAACATTACGGCTTGACCGATGAGAAAACGATCCGTTGCAGCCAGGAATTGGATCGGCTCATGCTGGTATATCAACGGCTTTTTCATGAACAAAAAGTGAACGATGATGTTTTCCCCTGGTACGAACGAGAGAGGGAGGAAAAAATGGCCTATACTATTTGA
- a CDS encoding methylated-DNA--[protein]-cysteine S-methyltransferase — MIEYVRIPSPVGSLTVFAKNGNLIRLSIDGDGFQPPNSRELVFNPENPLLKEAERQLKEYFSGKRKVFRLPLQMEGSVFQRKVWRCLLEIPYGETRSYQDVAERIGNRKAVRAVGQANRNNPLPIIVPCHRVIGKDGSLKGYFGSKTDWKAYLLKLEGFSPQKAEDQPPRAEIM; from the coding sequence ATGATCGAATACGTGCGCATCCCTTCGCCGGTCGGATCCTTGACGGTTTTTGCGAAAAACGGGAACTTGATCCGCCTGTCGATTGACGGGGACGGGTTTCAGCCGCCGAATTCCCGGGAGCTGGTTTTCAACCCGGAAAATCCGCTGCTCAAGGAGGCGGAAAGGCAGCTGAAGGAGTATTTTTCAGGGAAGCGGAAGGTTTTCCGCCTGCCGTTGCAAATGGAAGGTTCCGTCTTCCAGCGGAAAGTTTGGCGATGCCTGCTGGAAATTCCTTACGGCGAGACGAGATCCTATCAGGATGTGGCGGAACGGATCGGAAACCGAAAGGCCGTTCGCGCGGTCGGGCAAGCCAACCGAAACAATCCCCTCCCCATCATCGTCCCCTGTCACCGGGTCATCGGCAAGGACGGAAGTTTAAAGGGATATTTCGGCTCCAAAACCGATTGGAAAGCTTACTTATTAAAGTTGGAAGGATTTTCTCCGCAAAAGGCGGAAGATCAGCCGCCCCGGGCGGAAATCATGTAA
- a CDS encoding PAS domain-containing sensor histidine kinase: protein MENLPFTDELQKRMRLLEEDNQRLREQLNIYKKIYDNLPEPYILLDENKKIVDANPAACTLFETNFETLMNSSITEFLSLTPPEVFEDQRMLIRENGMLEDEWLIRSKNGLVKHIEFFSLGNILPNIDLYILKDVTARKRLEFERFFHLQLFNNIFNQVIDGIVMFDEKGIIVNANPAFCQYLKKDKNELIGFPIQAVLAGDDSSRREEIGRILSKAPFIGEIQLKSGEERKVFEISTSPNVYNGLYMSILRDKTEKYEMENELYNIALKFRNVFHGALDGMILWKNGLKIYDMNSAGKKILGLTDQDDIHKQLDWLFCRKGNKKDFFRNVFLELHQKGEKRFTMDIETADGKVRTLEMTSKRDIVDGIHLTVFRDITERMKMEEQLRKTETLNVIGELAAGIAHEIRNPMTSLKGFIQLLQNSISGYAMYFDIITAELNRIESIVNEFLVLGRPQVLQFYKCDITRIMRETIDLLYGQAVLNNVQFRTHFAKNIPKIYCDPNRIKQVFINIIKNAIEVMKEGGFVTIEIKKEKRNTLVVAISDEGGGIGKEDLKRLGEPFYTTKERGTGLGLMVSYNIISEHKGKIMVESDLGKGTTFFIYLPILQKEELEE, encoded by the coding sequence ATGGAAAATTTGCCGTTTACGGACGAGCTGCAGAAACGGATGCGGCTGCTGGAGGAAGATAATCAAAGGCTGAGAGAACAATTGAACATATACAAGAAAATATACGACAATTTGCCCGAACCGTACATTTTATTGGATGAAAACAAAAAAATTGTCGACGCCAATCCTGCGGCTTGCACCTTGTTTGAAACGAATTTCGAGACGTTGATGAACAGCTCGATCACCGAATTTCTTTCACTAACCCCGCCGGAAGTCTTCGAGGATCAGAGAATGCTCATCCGTGAAAACGGGATGTTGGAAGACGAATGGTTGATCCGTTCAAAAAACGGGTTGGTGAAACATATCGAATTTTTTTCTTTGGGCAATATTTTGCCGAACATCGACTTGTACATTCTAAAGGACGTGACCGCGCGAAAACGGCTGGAATTCGAACGGTTTTTCCATCTCCAGCTTTTTAATAATATTTTCAATCAGGTCATCGACGGGATCGTCATGTTTGATGAGAAAGGGATCATCGTCAACGCCAATCCCGCCTTCTGCCAATATTTGAAAAAAGACAAGAACGAATTGATCGGCTTCCCCATTCAAGCCGTTCTGGCCGGGGACGATTCCTCCCGGCGGGAGGAAATCGGCAGGATATTGTCGAAAGCGCCCTTCATCGGCGAGATCCAGCTGAAAAGCGGCGAGGAAAGGAAGGTTTTTGAAATTTCCACCAGCCCGAATGTTTATAACGGGTTGTATATGTCGATTTTGCGGGACAAAACGGAAAAATACGAGATGGAAAACGAATTGTACAACATCGCTTTAAAATTCCGGAACGTCTTCCACGGCGCCCTGGACGGGATGATCTTGTGGAAGAACGGTTTAAAGATTTACGACATGAATTCGGCCGGGAAAAAAATATTGGGTTTGACGGATCAGGACGATATTCACAAACAGTTGGACTGGCTGTTTTGCAGGAAAGGAAACAAAAAGGATTTCTTCCGCAATGTTTTTTTGGAATTGCATCAAAAAGGGGAAAAACGGTTTACGATGGATATCGAAACCGCAGACGGCAAGGTCCGCACCCTCGAGATGACCTCGAAGCGGGACATCGTCGACGGTATCCATTTGACCGTCTTCCGCGATATTACGGAGAGGATGAAGATGGAGGAACAATTGCGGAAAACGGAAACGTTGAATGTGATCGGCGAATTGGCCGCAGGGATCGCCCATGAGATCCGCAATCCGATGACCTCGCTGAAAGGGTTTATCCAGCTGCTGCAAAACAGCATTTCCGGTTATGCGATGTACTTCGACATCATCACGGCGGAATTGAACCGGATCGAATCGATCGTGAACGAATTTTTGGTCTTGGGCAGGCCGCAGGTTTTGCAGTTTTACAAGTGCGACATCACCCGGATCATGCGGGAAACGATCGACCTCTTGTACGGGCAGGCGGTGCTCAACAACGTTCAATTCCGCACCCATTTTGCCAAAAATATCCCGAAAATCTATTGCGATCCGAACCGGATTAAACAGGTATTCATCAATATTATCAAAAATGCCATCGAAGTCATGAAAGAAGGCGGGTTTGTGACGATTGAAATAAAAAAAGAGAAAAGGAACACCCTGGTGGTGGCCATCAGCGACGAAGGCGGAGGAATCGGGAAGGAAGATTTGAAAAGATTGGGCGAACCTTTTTACACCACGAAAGAACGGGGAACGGGACTTGGACTCATGGTCAGTTATAACATCATCAGCGAACATAAGGGAAAGATCATGGTGGAAAGCGATCTCGGAAAAGGGACGACTTTCTTTATTTATTTGCCGATTTTACAGAAAGAGGAGCTGGAAGAATGA
- a CDS encoding TerC family protein yields the protein MDFSILLEYGWVLIVLVALEGLLAADNAVVMAVLVKHLPEREQKKALFYGLLGAFTFRFLSLFVISILVDVWQVQAAGALYLLYISVSHFLKKKKRKKKSGEGHKGDSLWRTVLKIELSDLAFAIDSILAAVAIAVTLPETGWFKVGEIDIGPFSVMLLGGIIGIVIMRFAASAFAKILKKYPDLEAAAFIIVGWVGVKLAVYTLSHPNLALLDRHFPESFAWKSIFWTVLIAIALGGYLFSKRKARTADTEL from the coding sequence ATGGATTTTTCCATCCTGCTTGAATACGGTTGGGTATTAATCGTATTGGTCGCGCTGGAAGGATTGCTTGCCGCCGATAATGCCGTTGTCATGGCGGTGCTGGTCAAGCATTTGCCCGAGCGGGAGCAAAAGAAGGCTCTGTTTTACGGGCTCTTGGGGGCGTTCACTTTCCGCTTTCTTTCCTTATTCGTCATTTCCATCCTGGTAGACGTTTGGCAAGTGCAAGCGGCAGGCGCCTTATATTTGCTGTATATCTCCGTCAGCCATTTCCTTAAAAAGAAAAAAAGGAAAAAGAAAAGCGGGGAAGGGCACAAGGGCGACTCCCTGTGGCGCACGGTATTAAAGATTGAACTTTCCGATCTGGCCTTTGCCATCGATTCGATTTTGGCGGCGGTGGCCATCGCCGTAACCTTGCCGGAGACCGGATGGTTCAAAGTCGGGGAAATCGATATCGGCCCCTTTTCCGTCATGCTGCTCGGAGGAATCATCGGAATCGTCATCATGCGGTTTGCCGCATCCGCCTTCGCAAAAATTTTAAAGAAATATCCGGATTTGGAAGCGGCGGCCTTCATCATCGTCGGATGGGTGGGTGTCAAACTCGCCGTCTACACCCTTTCCCATCCGAACCTCGCCTTGCTTGACAGGCACTTCCCGGAATCCTTCGCATGGAAGTCGATCTTCTGGACCGTTTTGATCGCCATCGCCTTGGGTGGATACCTGTTTTCCAAACGAAAGGCAAGGACGGCCGATACCGAATTATGA
- a CDS encoding SDR family oxidoreductase, whose amino-acid sequence MKLEGKVAIVTGAASGMGKEIAKLFAKEGAKVVVSDVQEAGQNAVVKEITENGGTAIGVKANVAVEADVQNLVDQTVKAFGTLDILVNNAGIMDNFMPAAEVTDELWDRVFSVNTTGVMRATRKALPIFLEKKRGVIINIASIGGLFGSRAGAAYTASKHAVIGFTKNVAFQYAKEGIRCNAIAPGAVETNIGTTINAPSKFGMNRAMSGANINPRQGKPEEIAAVALFLASDDSSFVNGAVITADAGWTAY is encoded by the coding sequence GTGAAACTTGAAGGGAAGGTCGCCATCGTAACCGGAGCGGCATCCGGCATGGGGAAGGAAATCGCCAAATTATTCGCCAAAGAAGGGGCAAAGGTGGTCGTCTCCGACGTCCAGGAGGCGGGACAAAATGCCGTCGTTAAGGAAATCACCGAAAACGGCGGAACAGCCATCGGCGTCAAAGCCAACGTGGCCGTGGAGGCGGATGTCCAAAACCTGGTCGATCAAACCGTCAAGGCCTTCGGGACATTGGATATTTTGGTCAACAACGCCGGAATTATGGACAACTTCATGCCCGCGGCGGAAGTGACGGATGAACTGTGGGACCGGGTCTTTTCCGTCAACACGACGGGCGTCATGCGCGCCACCCGAAAAGCGCTGCCGATCTTTTTGGAGAAAAAGCGCGGGGTCATCATCAATATCGCGTCGATCGGCGGCCTGTTCGGTTCCCGGGCAGGGGCCGCATATACCGCATCCAAACATGCGGTCATCGGTTTTACGAAAAACGTCGCTTTCCAATATGCGAAGGAAGGCATCCGCTGCAACGCCATCGCCCCCGGTGCGGTGGAAACGAACATCGGAACGACGATCAACGCTCCGAGCAAGTTCGGAATGAATCGGGCGATGTCCGGAGCGAATATTAATCCCCGCCAGGGAAAACCGGAGGAAATCGCCGCGGTCGCCCTGTTCCTGGCCTCCGACGATTCGAGCTTCGTAAACGGCGCCGTCATCACCGCCGACGCCGGCTGGACGGCCTACTGA
- a CDS encoding thermonuclease family protein — MNIRKVRVFYRFRKILPLLFLLLYLTGCGNPAAKLESSGNIPAQTEGAADGEQVNQAAEKLNREVPADTAGDSGRIAATVIKVVDGDTFDARFADGSVERVRLILIDTPETKHPRIGEQPFGKEASEFTAKLLTGKKVELELDVQERDQYGRILAYAYVGGKMVNKLLLEKGLARVAVFPPNTKYVDEFREIQDEARKKGIGIWSIENYVKEDGFQSGGDKGQTGEDGRRPSAEKSCQNPTIKGNINSRGEKIYHLPGGRYYDVTKAEEWFCTEEEAMKAGYRKSKQ, encoded by the coding sequence ATGAATATCCGGAAGGTTCGCGTTTTTTACCGGTTTCGGAAAATCCTTCCGCTTTTGTTTCTTCTCCTTTACTTAACCGGATGCGGCAATCCGGCCGCAAAGCTTGAAAGTTCCGGAAACATCCCGGCGCAGACGGAAGGCGCCGCGGACGGGGAGCAAGTAAATCAGGCGGCGGAAAAGCTGAACCGGGAAGTTCCCGCTGACACCGCCGGCGATTCCGGACGGATCGCGGCAACCGTCATCAAGGTCGTCGACGGGGATACCTTCGATGCCCGGTTTGCCGACGGCTCCGTGGAAAGGGTCCGCCTCATCTTAATCGACACCCCGGAGACCAAGCATCCGAGGATCGGTGAGCAGCCTTTCGGAAAGGAAGCGTCCGAATTTACCGCCAAGCTGCTGACAGGAAAAAAGGTGGAGCTGGAGCTGGATGTCCAGGAACGGGATCAATACGGCAGGATATTAGCCTACGCCTATGTGGGCGGAAAAATGGTCAATAAACTGCTTTTGGAAAAAGGACTCGCCCGGGTGGCCGTCTTTCCTCCGAATACGAAATATGTGGATGAGTTCCGGGAAATCCAGGATGAGGCCAGGAAAAAGGGAATCGGCATCTGGTCCATCGAAAACTACGTCAAGGAAGACGGATTCCAAAGCGGAGGGGACAAAGGGCAAACCGGGGAAGACGGAAGGAGACCTTCCGCGGAGAAAAGCTGCCAAAATCCAACCATTAAGGGAAATATCAATTCCCGCGGGGAAAAAATCTATCATCTTCCCGGCGGAAGGTATTACGATGTGACAAAGGCGGAAGAATGGTTTTGCACGGAAGAGGAAGCGATGAAGGCAGGATACCGGAAATCCAAGCAGTAA
- a CDS encoding spore germination protein yields the protein MKNGPARSGRADGLEKKYLDKRLEANIQMIKETTGNSSDIIIRVLEAGKGSHFPFQAAVVMADGLSDNATVSEFIIESLLNEQHFEDIPKEEVLTVLEKKILSVTNVKVIKEWNELFNSVLSGETVVLVDGTDQALGAGTRGGKTRNVTDPNTEVSIRGPKESFTESIRDNTALIRRRICNPNLWLESMKIGKETKTNVGIMYIKGIANDEIVEEVKTRLRRIDTDSILDSGIIEQFIEDETFSVFPTIFYSERPDTIASNLLEGRIAIIIDGSPFVLTVPALFIEFFQTADDYYTRVDISNAIRLLRILVFFVSMIAPATYVALTNFHQEMVPTQLIITIAAQREAIPFPAIVEVVLMELTFEILREAGLRLPKTIGQAVSIVGALVIGQAAVQAGLVSPMMVIVVAVTGIASFATPSYSIAISARLIRFALMIISSIIGIYGIIIGVMFITIHLCSLRSFGVPYMAPFAPLIVKNLGDTVIRMPAWKKDIRPKLISQNNIERTGQDQGPKPPDKKDEQPR from the coding sequence ATGAAAAACGGGCCGGCCAGGAGCGGCCGGGCGGACGGCCTGGAAAAAAAGTACTTGGACAAACGTTTGGAAGCGAATATACAAATGATCAAAGAAACGACCGGCAATAGCAGCGACATTATCATCCGCGTCCTGGAAGCCGGAAAGGGTTCCCATTTTCCCTTCCAAGCGGCGGTCGTTATGGCCGACGGATTGTCCGATAACGCGACGGTCAGCGAATTTATCATTGAATCGCTATTGAACGAGCAGCATTTCGAAGACATCCCGAAAGAGGAAGTTTTGACCGTCCTCGAAAAAAAGATTTTATCCGTAACCAATGTCAAAGTGATCAAAGAATGGAACGAATTATTTAACTCCGTCCTGTCGGGGGAGACGGTCGTCCTGGTCGACGGAACGGATCAGGCGCTTGGGGCGGGCACCAGAGGGGGCAAGACGAGGAATGTGACCGACCCGAACACGGAAGTTTCCATCCGCGGACCGAAGGAATCATTCACCGAGTCCATCCGCGACAATACCGCCCTTATCCGCAGGCGGATTTGCAACCCGAACCTGTGGCTCGAATCGATGAAGATCGGGAAAGAGACAAAAACCAATGTCGGAATCATGTATATAAAGGGAATCGCGAACGATGAAATCGTCGAAGAAGTAAAAACCCGGCTCCGCCGCATCGATACGGACAGCATCCTGGATTCCGGAATCATCGAACAATTTATCGAAGATGAGACCTTTTCCGTTTTTCCGACCATTTTTTACTCGGAACGGCCCGATACCATCGCCTCCAATTTGCTGGAAGGAAGGATCGCCATCATCATCGACGGTTCCCCCTTCGTCCTGACGGTTCCGGCGTTGTTCATCGAATTTTTCCAGACTGCCGACGATTATTACACGAGGGTGGATATCAGCAACGCGATCCGGCTGTTGAGAATCTTGGTCTTCTTCGTTTCCATGATCGCCCCGGCCACCTATGTCGCCTTGACCAATTTCCATCAGGAGATGGTCCCGACCCAATTAATTATTACGATCGCCGCCCAGCGGGAAGCCATTCCCTTCCCGGCGATCGTGGAAGTCGTCCTTATGGAGCTGACCTTTGAAATTTTGCGGGAAGCGGGTCTTCGGCTGCCGAAAACGATCGGTCAGGCGGTATCCATCGTCGGGGCCCTCGTCATCGGCCAGGCGGCCGTCCAGGCGGGTCTCGTTTCCCCGATGATGGTGATCGTCGTCGCCGTTACCGGGATCGCCAGCTTTGCCACCCCGTCCTACAGCATCGCCATTTCCGCCCGGCTGATCCGCTTCGCCTTGATGATCATTTCGTCCATTATCGGGATTTACGGCATTATTATCGGCGTGATGTTCATCACCATCCATTTATGCAGTTTGCGTTCCTTCGGCGTTCCTTATATGGCTCCCTTCGCTCCGCTGATCGTGAAAAACCTGGGGGACACCGTCATTCGCATGCCGGCGTGGAAAAAGGACATCCGGCCGAAGCTGATCAGCCAGAACAATATCGAGCGTACCGGGCAAGATCAAGGACCGAAGCCTCCTGACAAAAAAGATGAACAACCAAGGTGA